The following are from one region of the Lacinutrix sp. Bg11-31 genome:
- the paaB gene encoding 1,2-phenylacetyl-CoA epoxidase subunit PaaB, protein MSNKKNWPLWEIFVRSKNGLEHRHCGSLHAADEDMALENARDVYTRRSEGVSIWVVESKNITASNPENNGEMFEPAHDKVYRHPTFYDLPDEVKHM, encoded by the coding sequence ATGTCAAATAAAAAAAACTGGCCACTTTGGGAAATATTCGTAAGAAGTAAAAACGGATTAGAACATCGTCACTGCGGAAGTTTACACGCTGCAGATGAAGATATGGCTTTAGAAAATGCACGCGATGTCTACACAAGAAGAAGTGAAGGTGTTAGTATTTGGGTTGTGGAATCTAAAAACATCACAGCATCAAATCCTGAGAATAATGGCGAAATGTTTGAGCCTGCTCACGATAAAGTATATCGTCATCCAACATTTTACGATTTGCCAGACGAGGTAAAACACATGTAA
- a CDS encoding 3-oxoadipyl-CoA thiolase: MKEAYIIDGIRTPIGSYKGTLSAVRTDDLGALVISEIVKRNPSIPKEAYDDVIMGCANQAGEDNRNVARMSSLLAGLPFTVPGETVNRLCSSGLSAIIHANRAIKAGDGDVFISGGVENMTRGPYVMAKPTTAFGGDSKMYDSTFGWRFINPKMQHMYGTDGMGNTAENLVEKYNISREDQDKFAYWSQMKATKAQENGRLAKEIVTVGIPQRKKDPIQFSKDEFVKPTTSLAILGKLRAAFKKEGGSVTAGNSSGLNDGAAATIIASEDAVKKYNLKPLARIVSSAVVGVEPRIMGIGPVQASNKALTKAGLTMDDIDIIELNEAFAAQALACTRAWGIADNDPRINPNGGSIAIGHPLGVTGTRIAYSAAIELQDTNKRYALITMCIGVGQGYAAIIENVNL; this comes from the coding sequence ATGAAAGAAGCATACATAATAGACGGAATTAGAACACCAATAGGAAGTTATAAAGGCACATTATCTGCTGTGAGAACAGACGATTTAGGAGCATTAGTAATTTCAGAAATTGTAAAACGTAATCCAAGCATCCCAAAGGAAGCTTATGATGATGTTATTATGGGTTGTGCAAACCAAGCAGGAGAAGACAATCGTAACGTTGCGAGAATGTCATCACTATTAGCAGGCTTGCCATTTACAGTACCAGGAGAAACAGTAAACCGTTTATGTAGCTCAGGATTATCAGCAATAATTCATGCAAATCGTGCCATAAAAGCAGGAGATGGAGACGTGTTTATTTCCGGTGGAGTCGAGAACATGACGCGTGGACCATACGTTATGGCAAAACCAACAACCGCATTTGGAGGCGATTCTAAAATGTACGATTCAACTTTTGGATGGCGTTTTATCAATCCTAAAATGCAACACATGTATGGTACGGATGGCATGGGAAACACTGCCGAAAATCTTGTAGAGAAATATAATATCTCAAGAGAAGATCAAGATAAGTTCGCATATTGGAGTCAAATGAAAGCGACTAAAGCGCAAGAAAACGGACGCCTAGCAAAAGAGATTGTTACTGTAGGAATTCCACAACGTAAAAAAGATCCTATTCAATTTTCAAAAGATGAATTTGTAAAACCAACAACATCTTTAGCAATTTTAGGTAAACTAAGAGCAGCATTTAAAAAAGAAGGCGGAAGCGTAACAGCTGGAAACTCTTCAGGATTAAACGATGGTGCAGCAGCAACAATTATAGCATCAGAAGATGCAGTAAAAAAATACAATCTAAAACCATTAGCACGAATAGTAAGTTCGGCAGTTGTTGGTGTAGAGCCAAGAATTATGGGAATTGGCCCAGTTCAAGCCTCAAATAAAGCGCTAACAAAAGCAGGTTTAACAATGGACGATATCGATATTATCGAGCTTAACGAGGCCTTTGCAGCGCAAGCATTAGCATGTACTCGTGCTTGGGGAATTGCAGATAACGATCCAAGAATAAATCCAAACGGTGGTTCTATCGCAATCGGTCATCCATTGGGTGTTACAGGAACTAGAATCGCATATTCGGCAGCAATCGAGTTGCAAGATACCAACAAACGTTACGCGTTAATTACAATGTGCATTGGCGTTGGTCAAGGTTACGCAGCGATTATTGAAAATGTAAATTTGTAA
- a CDS encoding 3-hydroxyacyl-CoA dehydrogenase NAD-binding domain-containing protein — MNVGIIGGGTMGSGIAQVAATSGCKVKLYDTNQAALDKAKASLEKILLRLIEKGRIDSEEKNRIQANISYVNNLKDLADSNLTIEAIIENLNIKKKVFSELESYVADDCIIASNTSSLSIASIAASLSKPERCVGIHFFNPAPLMKLVEVIPAIQTSKEVLEKAIQTIKDWKKVVAVAKDTPGFIVNRVARPFYGESLRIYEEGLADFATIDNSLKSLGHFRMGAFELMDFIGNDVNYTVTETVFTAFYFDPRYKPSFTQKRFSEAGYLGRKSGKGFYDYDANGKKIEDSNVIQSDSEESQKLANQIFDRVLVMLINEAADALFLNIASAEDIDTAMTKGVNYPKGLLAWADEKGIDWCVSKLDTLYNEYHEDRYRCSPLLRKMNKENKTFF; from the coding sequence ATGAACGTAGGAATCATAGGAGGAGGAACAATGGGAAGTGGCATCGCGCAAGTTGCTGCAACTTCTGGTTGTAAAGTAAAATTATACGATACTAATCAAGCTGCTTTAGATAAAGCTAAAGCAAGTCTTGAAAAAATATTATTGCGTTTAATAGAAAAAGGAAGAATAGACTCTGAAGAAAAAAATAGAATTCAAGCAAACATCTCTTACGTAAACAATCTAAAAGATTTAGCCGATTCAAACCTGACTATTGAAGCAATTATCGAAAACCTTAACATCAAGAAAAAAGTGTTTTCAGAATTAGAAAGCTATGTTGCAGACGATTGTATTATTGCATCAAACACATCAAGTTTATCAATAGCATCCATTGCAGCATCACTTAGTAAACCAGAACGTTGTGTAGGAATTCACTTTTTTAATCCAGCACCTTTAATGAAGTTGGTTGAGGTTATTCCAGCTATTCAAACATCAAAGGAAGTGCTTGAAAAAGCAATACAAACTATTAAGGATTGGAAAAAAGTAGTAGCAGTCGCTAAAGATACTCCAGGATTTATAGTAAACAGAGTAGCAAGACCATTTTACGGAGAATCATTAAGAATCTACGAAGAAGGATTAGCCGATTTTGCTACGATTGATAATAGTTTAAAATCTTTAGGCCATTTTAGAATGGGAGCATTCGAACTTATGGATTTCATAGGAAACGATGTTAATTATACAGTAACCGAAACTGTTTTTACAGCATTCTATTTCGATCCAAGATACAAGCCATCATTTACACAAAAACGTTTTTCAGAAGCAGGTTATTTAGGTCGTAAATCTGGAAAAGGATTTTATGATTACGATGCAAACGGCAAGAAAATAGAAGACTCAAATGTCATTCAGAGCGATAGCGAAGAATCTCAAAAATTAGCAAACCAAATATTTGATAGAGTTCTAGTAATGTTAATCAATGAAGCAGCAGACGCATTGTTTTTAAACATAGCATCTGCAGAGGATATTGATACAGCAATGACTAAAGGTGTAAATTATCCTAAAGGACTATTAGCTTGGGCAGACGAAAAAGGAATCGATTGGTGTGTATCAAAATTAGACACATTGTATAACGAATACCACGAAGATAGATACCGTTGTAGTCCATTATTACGTAAAATGAATAAAGAAAATAAAACATTTTTTTAA
- a CDS encoding 2Fe-2S iron-sulfur cluster-binding protein has protein sequence MAQFYKLKIKNIYKETEDCSVIDFQVPIELENEFIFRQGQHLTLKADINGEDVRRSYSLCSSPTDKKWKVAVKLIPGGKFSTYVNESLKAGDELEVMAPSGNFGVPVQPEQTKNYLFFAAGSGVTPVLSMIKAHLTAEPNATCKLFYVNKTAKSIIFKEELEQLRNTFFGRLEIYYFLTKERRDIELFNGRFDDEKMQVLTKTFIDIPDTSEVFLCGPEKMVNYVSEYLINAGLPKELVHFELFVTGLSEEDIKRAERLAKQNVEGVEVTIVDGGKEFSFTMTKDYDNILDAALGAGADLPFACKGGVCSTCKCEVKEGAVEMKVNYALSDKEVSQNLVLSCQAVPTTDRVIVDFDV, from the coding sequence ATGGCTCAATTTTACAAGCTTAAAATCAAGAATATATACAAAGAAACAGAAGATTGTTCTGTTATAGATTTTCAGGTTCCTATAGAGCTTGAAAACGAATTCATTTTCCGTCAAGGTCAGCATTTAACACTAAAAGCAGACATTAATGGAGAAGATGTTCGTCGTTCCTATTCACTTTGTTCAAGTCCAACAGATAAAAAATGGAAAGTCGCTGTAAAGCTAATTCCAGGAGGTAAGTTTTCAACCTACGTAAACGAAAGTTTAAAAGCAGGAGACGAACTAGAAGTAATGGCTCCAAGTGGAAACTTTGGAGTTCCTGTACAACCAGAACAAACTAAAAATTATCTATTTTTTGCAGCAGGAAGTGGTGTAACTCCAGTACTTTCAATGATAAAGGCGCACTTAACAGCAGAGCCAAATGCAACTTGTAAACTGTTTTATGTAAATAAAACAGCAAAATCCATTATCTTTAAAGAAGAACTAGAACAACTTCGTAATACATTCTTTGGTAGACTAGAAATCTATTATTTCTTAACCAAAGAACGTAGAGATATCGAGTTGTTTAATGGCAGATTCGACGACGAGAAAATGCAAGTGCTAACAAAAACGTTTATCGATATTCCAGACACTAGCGAAGTCTTTCTTTGTGGTCCAGAAAAAATGGTAAACTATGTAAGCGAGTATTTAATAAATGCAGGATTACCAAAAGAATTAGTGCACTTCGAACTTTTTGTAACAGGACTTTCAGAGGAAGATATTAAAAGAGCAGAACGTCTAGCAAAACAAAATGTAGAAGGTGTCGAGGTAACCATTGTAGATGGTGGAAAAGAATTCTCATTCACCATGACCAAAGACTACGATAATATTCTAGACGCAGCCTTGGGAGCAGGAGCAGATTTGCCATTCGCATGTAAAGGAGGCGTTTGTAGCACCTGCAAATGCGAAGTAAAAGAAGGCGCAGTAGAAATGAAAGTAAATTACGCGCTAAGCGATAAAGAAGTATCTCAAAATTTGGTATTAAGCTGTCAGGCAGTACCAACAACAGATAGAGTAATCGTCGATTTCGATGTGTGA
- a CDS encoding DUF4230 domain-containing protein encodes MRNILFGVVITLVILFTFKYCGDQREDKVELKESSALIQESLKNVGKLVVTEGHFSQVFNYNNSKEIFGHYLTSNKKALVVVNADVTIAYDLSKIEYKIDEENKILTILNIPKEEIKISPDFEYYDIQADFLNPFEAKDYNAIKETVNNQLMKKIEASELKTNSKNRLISELSKFYILTNSLGWTLQYNQMSITSQETIKGLKL; translated from the coding sequence ATGAGAAACATACTTTTTGGAGTTGTTATTACATTAGTAATTCTTTTTACATTTAAATATTGTGGAGATCAACGTGAAGATAAAGTTGAACTAAAAGAAAGTTCTGCCTTAATTCAAGAGTCGCTTAAAAATGTTGGAAAGTTGGTGGTAACTGAAGGTCACTTTAGTCAGGTTTTTAATTATAATAATTCTAAAGAAATTTTTGGACACTATTTAACTTCAAACAAAAAAGCGTTAGTTGTTGTTAATGCAGATGTAACTATAGCTTACGATTTAAGTAAAATTGAATATAAAATAGATGAAGAAAATAAAATACTTACTATCTTAAATATTCCAAAAGAAGAAATTAAAATAAGTCCAGATTTTGAATATTACGACATTCAGGCAGATTTTTTAAATCCGTTCGAAGCCAAAGATTATAATGCCATTAAAGAAACTGTAAACAATCAATTAATGAAAAAGATTGAAGCTTCAGAATTAAAAACCAACTCTAAAAACAGGTTAATAAGTGAATTGTCTAAATTCTATATATTAACGAATTCATTAGGTTGGACATTACAGTACAATCAAATGTCTATAACAAGCCAAGAAACTATTAAAGGCCTTAAATTATAA
- a CDS encoding TetR/AcrR family transcriptional regulator, protein MIQPTRKDEIIKTAARLFKEKGYSAVTMRDLATAMGIKAASLYNHINSKQEILKIIIISIAEEFTKGIEVIYNSDNNSIDKLSQVIALHVKTTTNSTNEMASLNNDWMHLEGQLDHYLTLRNNYEATFLKIINEGISSSEIKPVNPEIIMFTMLSTLRSLFLWIPKKEELNPNDLANSLSEVLVKGINKKL, encoded by the coding sequence ATGATACAGCCAACACGAAAAGACGAAATTATAAAAACAGCAGCCAGACTTTTTAAAGAGAAAGGCTACAGTGCAGTAACAATGAGAGATCTAGCCACAGCAATGGGAATAAAGGCTGCAAGCTTATACAATCACATAAACTCAAAACAAGAAATCTTAAAAATTATCATTATTTCTATAGCCGAAGAATTTACCAAAGGCATAGAGGTCATTTATAATTCAGATAATAATAGTATCGATAAGTTGAGCCAAGTTATAGCACTTCACGTAAAAACAACAACCAATAGCACAAACGAAATGGCATCATTAAATAACGATTGGATGCATTTAGAAGGGCAATTGGATCATTATTTAACATTAAGAAACAACTACGAAGCCACTTTTTTAAAAATTATAAACGAAGGCATTTCATCTTCAGAAATTAAACCAGTCAACCCAGAAATTATAATGTTTACAATGCTTTCTACTTTGCGATCGCTATTTCTTTGGATACCTAAAAAAGAAGAACTTAACCCAAACGATTTAGCAAATAGCCTAAGTGAAGTCCTCGTTAAAGGAATTAACAAAAAGTTATAA
- a CDS encoding rhodanese-like domain-containing protein, producing MGLFGFLSGNKNDKIKDLQSKGAVIIDVRTKGEYSQGAISGSKNIPLQEISSKINEIKKFNKPVITCCASGMRSGSAASILKAQGIEAVNGGGWASLSKKL from the coding sequence ATGGGATTATTTGGTTTCTTATCTGGAAATAAAAATGATAAAATTAAAGATTTACAATCTAAAGGTGCGGTAATTATTGACGTTAGAACTAAAGGAGAATATAGTCAAGGTGCTATTTCTGGCTCAAAAAACATTCCTCTACAAGAAATATCGAGTAAAATTAATGAGATTAAAAAATTTAACAAACCAGTAATTACATGCTGTGCAAGTGGTATGCGTTCTGGAAGTGCTGCTAGCATTTTAAAAGCTCAAGGTATTGAAGCTGTTAATGGCGGAGGTTGGGCTAGCTTGAGTAAGAAACTATAA
- the paaA gene encoding 1,2-phenylacetyl-CoA epoxidase subunit PaaA yields MSEEQIKNLETQFEARIARDEKIEPKDWMPEKYRKTHIRQMSQHAHSEIVGMLPEGNWITRAPSLRRKVALLAKVQDEAGHGLYLYSACETLGVSREELYEQLHSGKAKYSSIFNYPTVTWADMGAVGWLVDGAAIINQVPLCNTSYGPYARAMVRVCKEESFHQRQGYEIMIKLANGTPEQKELAQDALNRWWWPSLMMLGPTDAESIHTEQSMKWKLKRKSNDDLRQQFIDQTVPQAQLIGLTIPDPDLKWNEEKGMYDFGEIDWDEFWQVVKGHGPCNKERMKARVGAWEEGEWVRDAAMAYADKKQERKQKQAI; encoded by the coding sequence ATGAGTGAAGAACAAATAAAAAACCTAGAAACGCAATTCGAAGCACGTATTGCAAGAGACGAGAAAATCGAACCAAAAGATTGGATGCCAGAAAAATATCGCAAAACGCATATTAGGCAAATGTCGCAACACGCACATTCCGAAATTGTAGGAATGCTTCCAGAAGGAAACTGGATTACAAGAGCGCCTTCTTTACGTCGTAAAGTTGCCTTATTGGCAAAAGTGCAAGACGAAGCAGGACACGGTTTGTATTTATATTCTGCTTGTGAAACCTTAGGTGTTTCTCGCGAAGAATTATACGAACAACTACACTCTGGAAAAGCAAAATATTCTTCAATATTTAACTACCCAACAGTAACTTGGGCAGATATGGGAGCAGTAGGTTGGTTGGTAGATGGCGCAGCAATTATAAATCAAGTACCATTATGTAACACATCTTATGGACCATACGCAAGAGCAATGGTTCGTGTTTGTAAAGAAGAAAGTTTTCATCAGCGTCAAGGTTACGAAATCATGATAAAGCTAGCTAACGGTACTCCTGAGCAAAAAGAATTAGCGCAAGATGCTTTAAACCGTTGGTGGTGGCCAAGTTTAATGATGTTAGGTCCTACAGATGCAGAATCTATTCATACAGAACAATCTATGAAATGGAAATTAAAACGTAAGTCTAACGACGATTTGCGTCAGCAATTTATAGATCAAACAGTACCACAAGCCCAATTAATAGGATTGACTATTCCAGATCCAGATTTAAAATGGAACGAAGAAAAAGGAATGTACGATTTTGGAGAAATCGATTGGGACGAATTCTGGCAAGTAGTAAAAGGTCATGGACCTTGTAATAAAGAGCGTATGAAAGCACGTGTTGGTGCATGGGAAGAAGGAGAATGGGTTCGTGATGCAGCAATGGCTTACGCAGATAAGAAACAGGAAAGAAAACAAAAACAAGCAATTTAA
- a CDS encoding hotdog fold thioesterase, producing the protein MKGEQIPHKMLSQDAYSTWLGIEILECEIGRCKVGMTIRKEMLNSMNKAHGGISYSLADTAFGFAANTHGKYAVSIETSINHIEALNEGDYIVAESIIETVKNRLGFNIIEVKRGDEMVALFKGVVYRTQKDWEE; encoded by the coding sequence ATGAAAGGCGAACAAATTCCACATAAAATGCTATCTCAAGATGCTTACAGCACTTGGTTAGGAATAGAAATTCTAGAATGCGAAATCGGACGATGTAAAGTTGGAATGACCATTAGAAAAGAAATGCTAAACAGCATGAACAAAGCACATGGTGGAATTAGTTATTCATTAGCAGACACAGCTTTCGGATTTGCAGCAAACACGCATGGTAAATATGCAGTTTCTATCGAAACAAGTATAAATCATATCGAAGCATTAAACGAAGGCGATTATATCGTTGCAGAATCGATAATAGAAACTGTAAAAAACAGATTAGGCTTCAATATTATTGAAGTAAAAAGAGGCGATGAAATGGTTGCACTTTTTAAAGGTGTGGTTTATCGTACTCAAAAAGATTGGGAAGAATAA
- the paaD gene encoding 1,2-phenylacetyl-CoA epoxidase subunit PaaD has protein sequence MTTTEQNIDKILIPILEQVSDPEIPVLSIMDMGVVRTAVIENNIVKVQITPTYSGCPAMDVIGDDIKAALKAEGYKSEIELILAPAWTTDWITPRGRKALEDYGIAAPLSAEADISVLLEGKRLVKCTNCGSRNTRLVSQFGSTACKAQFQCDDCQEPFDYFKCLK, from the coding sequence ATGACAACAACAGAGCAAAACATAGACAAAATCTTAATTCCAATTCTGGAACAAGTTTCAGATCCTGAAATTCCGGTATTGTCAATAATGGATATGGGAGTTGTTCGTACAGCTGTTATAGAAAATAATATTGTAAAAGTTCAAATAACGCCAACCTATAGTGGTTGCCCAGCAATGGATGTTATTGGAGACGATATTAAAGCGGCATTAAAAGCAGAAGGATACAAGTCTGAAATAGAATTAATTCTAGCTCCAGCTTGGACTACCGATTGGATTACACCAAGAGGTAGAAAAGCTTTAGAAGATTATGGTATTGCAGCACCTTTAAGTGCGGAAGCAGATATAAGTGTTTTGTTAGAAGGCAAACGTTTGGTAAAGTGTACCAATTGCGGTTCTAGAAACACAAGATTAGTAAGTCAGTTTGGCTCAACAGCATGCAAAGCACAATTTCAGTGTGACGATTGTCAAGAACCATTTGATTACTTTAAATGCCTCAAATGA
- a CDS encoding GSCFA domain-containing protein: MKLQTQIKLKKQEHNLIDYNTKLLLLGSCFSENIGDKFEYYKFQSISNPFGILFHPKAIENLVIRSIQQKEYTEEDVFFHNDQWHCFDAHSKHSNVSKEKILSDLNTQIQLTNQQILESTHIIITLGTSWVYKLVESDKIVANCHKLPQKEFSKILLSTYEIKQSLQSIIEAIQSVNKNASIVFTVSPVRHIKDGFVENTLSKSHLISAIHQVTNNQVSYFSSFEIMLDELRDYRFYKSDMLHPNNTAVEYIWQKFQHVWMASESVKIMSDIDAIQKGLKHKPFNEKSEAHQKFLEQLERRKSEIQSTIKHLKF; this comes from the coding sequence TTGAAACTACAAACCCAAATAAAGCTAAAAAAGCAAGAACATAATCTTATAGATTATAATACTAAACTATTGCTTTTGGGTTCATGTTTTTCAGAAAACATTGGAGATAAATTCGAGTATTATAAATTTCAAAGCATCTCTAATCCTTTTGGAATATTATTTCATCCTAAAGCGATTGAAAACTTAGTTATTCGTAGTATTCAGCAAAAAGAATATACAGAAGAAGATGTCTTTTTTCATAACGATCAATGGCATTGTTTCGATGCGCATTCTAAACATAGTAATGTTTCAAAAGAAAAAATACTATCAGATTTAAATACTCAAATTCAATTAACAAATCAGCAAATATTAGAGTCAACACACATTATAATTACACTAGGTACATCTTGGGTTTATAAATTAGTTGAAAGCGATAAAATAGTTGCTAACTGTCATAAATTACCTCAAAAAGAGTTTAGTAAAATCTTGCTTTCTACTTATGAAATAAAGCAAAGTTTACAATCTATTATTGAGGCTATTCAATCTGTAAATAAAAACGCATCTATTGTTTTTACGGTATCTCCTGTAAGGCATATAAAAGATGGTTTTGTTGAGAATACACTTAGTAAATCGCATTTAATTTCTGCTATTCATCAAGTAACAAATAATCAAGTGTCTTATTTCTCTTCTTTTGAAATAATGTTGGACGAACTTCGCGATTATCGTTTTTACAAAAGCGATATGCTTCATCCTAACAATACAGCAGTAGAGTATATATGGCAAAAATTTCAACACGTTTGGATGGCTTCAGAGTCCGTTAAAATAATGAGTGATATCGATGCAATACAAAAAGGACTTAAGCACAAGCCATTCAATGAGAAATCAGAAGCACACCAAAAGTTTCTTGAGCAACTTGAAAGACGAAAATCGGAAATACAATCAACAATTAAACATTTAAAATTTTAA
- the paaC gene encoding 1,2-phenylacetyl-CoA epoxidase subunit PaaC — MKNENLYKYILGIADNSLILGQRLGELTGHGPSLETDIACTNISLDLFGQVRSYYQYAAKIAGDNRTEDDIAMLRKEREYVNVLLVEQPNTNFAYTMARQFLFDVYHLLFLQELQKSKDLTLSAIANKSIKEVSYHLRFSTDWIKRLGDGTEVSRQKMQDAIDGLWTYTDELFHQTEADIAMVLDGIGVDVTKLKDAYYNKVKAILDESTLQTPESKWFQKGGKKGIHTEHLGYLLAELQYMQRAYPNMEW; from the coding sequence ATGAAAAACGAAAACTTATATAAATACATTCTAGGTATCGCAGACAACAGTCTAATTCTTGGACAAAGATTAGGAGAGTTAACAGGTCATGGACCAAGTCTAGAAACAGATATCGCTTGTACAAATATCTCACTAGATTTATTTGGGCAAGTGAGAAGCTATTACCAGTACGCAGCTAAAATTGCAGGAGATAATAGAACCGAAGATGATATTGCAATGCTTCGTAAAGAAAGAGAATATGTAAATGTATTATTGGTAGAACAACCAAATACAAATTTTGCATATACAATGGCACGTCAGTTTTTATTCGATGTATACCATTTACTTTTTTTACAAGAATTACAGAAAAGTAAAGACTTAACATTGTCTGCGATAGCAAACAAATCGATAAAAGAAGTAAGCTATCATTTGCGTTTTTCTACAGATTGGATAAAACGTTTAGGTGATGGAACAGAAGTAAGCCGTCAAAAAATGCAAGATGCTATAGATGGATTATGGACGTACACAGACGAGTTATTTCATCAAACAGAAGCTGATATAGCAATGGTTTTAGATGGAATAGGTGTAGATGTTACTAAGTTAAAAGATGCATACTATAACAAAGTAAAAGCCATTTTAGACGAATCGACATTACAAACTCCGGAATCTAAATGGTTTCAAAAAGGAGGAAAAAAAGGAATTCACACAGAACATTTAGGTTATTTATTAGCAGAGCTACAGTACATGCAGCGTGCTTATCCTAATATGGAATGGTAA
- a CDS encoding enoyl-CoA hydratase-related protein: MSNNSILLKIESKVAYITLNRPEVFNSFNREMAFLLHDTLDACEKNEEVRAIVLTGSGKAFCAGQDLKEVTDPDLNPGFKKILEEHYNPIITRIRSIKKPIIGAINGVAAGAGANIALACDVVVAHEKVSFIQAFSLIGLVPDSAGTFFLPRLIGFQKALALAMLGDKIGAEEAEKMGMIYKCVPTEEFEETINKLALKMANMPTKALGMIKELFNKSMTNDLEAQLALESKLQIEAAQSNDYAEGVAAFIEKRKPNFKGN, translated from the coding sequence ATGAGTAATAATTCAATTCTTTTAAAAATAGAAAGCAAAGTAGCGTATATCACGCTAAATAGACCAGAAGTATTTAATAGTTTCAATCGTGAAATGGCATTTTTATTGCACGACACATTAGATGCTTGTGAAAAGAATGAAGAAGTGAGAGCAATCGTTCTTACCGGAAGCGGAAAAGCTTTTTGTGCAGGTCAAGATTTAAAAGAAGTTACAGATCCAGATTTAAATCCAGGATTTAAAAAAATACTAGAAGAGCATTACAATCCAATAATTACAAGAATTCGTTCTATTAAAAAACCAATTATTGGTGCTATTAATGGCGTGGCTGCAGGAGCAGGAGCAAATATTGCTTTAGCTTGCGATGTTGTTGTTGCTCACGAAAAAGTAAGTTTTATTCAAGCATTTAGTTTAATCGGTTTAGTTCCAGATAGTGCTGGGACTTTCTTTTTACCAAGATTAATCGGATTTCAAAAAGCATTAGCATTAGCGATGTTAGGTGATAAAATTGGTGCTGAAGAAGCCGAAAAAATGGGAATGATTTATAAATGTGTTCCAACTGAAGAATTTGAAGAAACGATTAATAAATTAGCTTTAAAAATGGCAAATATGCCAACTAAAGCATTAGGAATGATTAAGGAATTATTCAATAAATCGATGACAAATGATTTAGAAGCTCAATTGGCTTTAGAATCTAAATTACAAATAGAAGCAGCACAAAGTAATGACTATGCAGAAGGTGTTGCAGCATTTATCGAAAAACGTAAACCAAACTTTAAAGGAAACTAA